The Arachis hypogaea cultivar Tifrunner chromosome 16, arahy.Tifrunner.gnm2.J5K5, whole genome shotgun sequence genome contains a region encoding:
- the LOC112757455 gene encoding uncharacterized protein has product MATIAEALTRLTLPPQTTQGTQQASTSSSLPSQPQPNSKGSINAITLRSGTKLDKSVAIPSKLSEETNNEEVEDEVEVMRSKNETVDKSEEEPPKVKEPKRKTLLEESLPIPFPTLAKKAKKQEDLDPTVVKVFEKVEVTVPLFQAIQQVPKYAKFLKDICTHKDKLGNLNNKPVEHSISSLLPEKCNDPSPYFVTCPIGGTKFTDCMCDLGACVSIMPLPIYEKLNLAPLKRSGARFVLADKSIVSIMGIAENVIVNIQGLLFPADFHILETPPIDSTKPSSILLGRPFLKTVRFKLDAHSGVYSFESDEKLVKFTLEESNKPILEAYSIFWSNIVEDKVIEDDKEQGKEDSAK; this is encoded by the coding sequence ATGGCTACAATAGCCGAAGCCCTTACTCGTTTAACTCTCCCTCCTCAAACCACACAAGGCACCCAACAAGCCTCAACCTCAAGTAGTTTGCCTTCCCAACCTCAACCTAATTCTAAAGGAAGCATAAATGCCATTACTCTTAGAAGTGGTACTAAATTGGATAAGAGTGTGGCTATACCCTCAAAGTTGAGTGAGGAGACAAACAATGAGGAGGTAGAAGATGAAGTGGAGGTGATGAGGAGTAAGAATGAAACTGTTGACAAAAGTGAGGAAGAACCACCAAAGGTCAAGGAGCCCAAGAGAAAGACCTTGCTTGAAGAGTCTTTGCCCATTCCATTCCCAACCTTGGCAAAGAAAGCAAAGAAACAAGAAGATCTTGACCCCACTGTGGTGAAAGTTTTTGAGAAAGTTGAAGTTACCGTCCCTCTCTTTCAAGCTATTCAACAAGTGCCGAAATATGCCAAGTTCCTCAAGGATATCTGCACTCACAAAGACAAGCTTGGCAACCTCAACAACAAGCCGGTAGAGCATTCTATCTCTTCTTTACTTCCTGAAAAATGCAATGATCCCAGCCCATATTTCGTTACTTGTCCGATTGGTGGGACCAAGTTCAcagactgtatgtgtgatttggGGGCGTGTGTGAGCATCATGCCACTCCCCATCTATGAAAAACTTAACTTAGCACCCCTAAAGAGATCTGGGGCGAGATTTGTGTTAGCCGACAAGAGTATTGTGTCAATTATGGGGATTGCAGAGAATGTCATAGTCAATATTCAAGGATTGCTCTTTCCAGCTGATTTTCACATCTTGGAGACACCTCCTATTGACTCAACCAAGCCATCATCAATActccttggaagaccattcttgaagacGGTCCGTTTCAAGCTAGATGCACACTCGGGAGTCTATTCTTTTGAGTCGGATGAAAAATTAGTCAAGTTCACCTTGGAGGAGTCCAACAAGCCCATTCTTGAAGCTTACTCCATTTTTTGGAGCAACATAGTTGAAGACAAAGTGATTGAAGATGACAAGGAACAAGGAAAGGAGGATAGTGCAAAATAG